The window GGTAAGATTCCCGGCATCACATCGGGGCCGAGAGTTCCTGTTATGTTTGCCATTTTTTTTACTCCACAGGTTAATTTATTTTGCTTTTGGTAGAAGCACCTGTAGAGATTGTTCAGACTAAGATTGCGCGATTTTAATTGACAGATGAGCTGCTATAAAACCGGGGATTTATGTCAGTATTTATTATCTTTTTCCCGGCAAGTAATCGCTCTGTGCAATTTTATGCTGTGGCGCTATGTTTGCCACTGTATTTCCGATTCGATCTCTTGTTAAAAGTCGAGAATGAGAATGCTGTTGCAATGTTCCCGATATTTAAAGATTATTTCAACCCGAATTAATACTTATTCATCTTCCTAGAAAATGGCGCGACCCGATTGCAATAATTACGAAAAGTTGAGCTATATGTTTCTATTGAATTAAACAGTTTCAGGAAAAAATGTCAAAAAATAAAATATATAAATATAGGACTTACGCACGGGTACTCAGAAACCGGGTTTTTGACGAAAATCTTTCGTTTGGGCCCGCAGATTCGGCAAAAAACCCGGTTTCTTTGGCTCGATGCGTAACTCCTGAAATATTTGATGCAGCCAAAAATCTGCTGCACGCCTCCGCGTAGAGTTTGAATAAAAAAGTGTAGCTATCTGCGTACACTTTACGGCTAACTAACAGTCCGAATATTCATCGGATTGTCAGATAGTGTCCGGTGAATTACTATCATAAAAAAGATCGAATGAATTTTGTTGCGGTCAATTTCTGGGACACGATATATAGCAATCGCCACAGCGGTGAGGACATAAATAACCTCATGAATAGAGCCTAGAGCCCATAGCAGAAACCGTTTGATTTCCTTGACGAAGCAACTGTCCACTGTCCACTCTTCGACTCCCCTCGACTTCGCGGGCGGGCAAGTCGCGAGCGCGCAAGCTGTCAACTGTCAACTGCTGTATCTTTTTCGGCACCAGCAAATCCTTCTTGATCCTGCTTTAATTCTGAGGCAATTGCGCCTCGATCGCGCCAAGCTTCGGCATTTTCGGGTTTGATCGCGATCGCTCGATCGTAGGCGGCCATTGCTTCCTCGTAGCGATTTAATTGTGACAAAGCTGTACCGCTGTGGTGCCAAGCATCATAGGAATCCGGCTTCAGCGCGATCGCTTTTTGGTAAGCTGCGATCGCCTCTTGATAGCGCTGCAATTTTGTCAAAGATTCGCCTTTACCAAACCAAGCCTCGTAACACTCAGAATTCACGGCGATTGCTGATTCGTAAGATGCAATTGCGGAGGAGTGCTGCGACAGTTTCTCGAAAGCGGCGCCTCGGTTGTGCCACAGTTCAAAATCCTGCGGTTTAATCGCGATTGCTTTGTCGTAGGCGGCGATCGCCTCTTGGTAGCGCTGCATTTTTCCCAGCACGGCGCCTTTATTGTACCAAACTTCGTATTTGTCGGGCCGGATGCCCAAAGCTCGATCGTAAGAATCGATCGCCTCGCTGTAGCGCAGCAGTCTCCACAGCATATTACCTCGGTTGTACCAAGTTTCGTATCTCTTGGGATTTAGAGCCAGAGCGCGATCGTAAGAATCGACTGCGGCGGCGTGCTGCTGTACTTTACCCAGCATCGCGCCTCGGTTGTGCCAAATTTCGCTATCGCTTGCTTTGATAGCCAGGGCGCGATCGTAACTGGCGATCGCCTCTTCGTAATGCCGCAATTTTCCCAACAAAGCTGCTATGCTGTGCCAACAAGCGTATGTTCGCGACTCGCTGGAACTTGCTCGCTCGTAACTGGCGATCGCCTCTTCGTACTTCTGCAATTTAGCCAACAAATTCGCTTTATTATACCACGCTTCCCAGTGATCCGGTTTAATTAATATTGCTTGGTCGTAACAGGCGAGTGCTTCTTCGTGACGCTGCAATTTTATTAACACATTTCCGCGCCAATACCACGCCTCACCCAAATTATTATTCATTAAAATAGCTTTTTCAAAGCAGACTACTGCCCCATCATAATCGCCTTGAAGATAAAGCCCTTCACCTTGCTTGATATAATCGTCAGCAATCTGATTTTCGCCCTCGGTAGCAGGTGAAGTTTGCGAAGGTTGAGAATTATTTACCTGCGGTTGAGGTGCGAGTTTTACAGCTTCTTTGGCAACAACTGCCGGAACTTGGGAAATCTCTTGAACAATTTGCGATTTTTTCTCGTAAACTTCTGTCAGCAAAACTTGCAGGTGCATGAGAAATTGAGATTTGAGAGTCTCAATTTGCTCGACGGAAGATTTGGAAATTTCTGTTTCTCTAGTTAAAAAATCTATGGATTGTTTAGCTGCACTTAGTTGCGCTTCTAATTCATCCCGCAATTTTTGAGTCAGTTGGCTAGAATTGGTGAGTTCAGATTCCAACACGCCAATCCCGTGCAATCTTTTATTGGCATCCGCAACTAACTGTCTGACTACTAGCCTGCGGATTGCCCAAAAAAAGGCAATTGTCACTGGTGGAAATATCGTGCCCAGAATTAGCAAAATATTCAGCAGATTTATGGTATTGTTAAAACCATATCCAGATTCAGCACTGTCGCTCTGCGGTGAAATAAAATCGAAAGCGTCACGAACTTGAGGATTGTTTTTAACCCCATTGGCGATTAATTTACTCAGCCAGGTTTCTTGTAAAGATTTGGTCAGTTCGTCACCGGATGCAGCAGCAGTATTCCGGTTGGTTTTGGCCCCACCAGATAGCTCCGGCCCGGCGGCTGCTACCAGCAAACCAGCCGGCGATTTGACAGCACTTGGCTGCGAAAATTGTTCGTGGGCGATCGTCTCAGGCGCGCTAATTGACTCAGCCGGACGGGATGCGCTACGATCTACCGCATCCACAAAGTTCCTAGCCTGCGGTGTCCCACCCGAGACGGGACTTGCAGCAGGAGCAGCGTTAGCATTAGCAGTTAAATTCTGGGATGCGAGGGCGGCCAGAGTCAAGAGAGCTACATTTGAGACTCGCATAAACGTCAACTCATCTAGGAAAAATTAGTGCTGGTTTGTCAGCGATCGGGCGATCGGCCTTTATACTCTCAGCCTTGTACAATAACTGAGACCGGGAATACTGACTTACTATCTCTAAAATACGGGCTGCGTCTGACTTGTCAGGAAAAGTGCCAATAATTGTGGCCGTACAACTTCGGTCAAATAATATAGCATTTCGAGGGAAAGATGAGGTATTCACCGATCGATCTCTCAATCCATCAATCCCTCAATCTAAAATCTAAAATCTAAAATCTAAAATCTCTCCCTCTACCTCACCTTTTTGAGCCTCGGCTATATATTGTCCAGCCTCATCCGGTTGCATCAGCTTCGGAATGATGGGGGCGGCTTCACCAATCTGCACAATAGACTGATGGCAGATAACGCAAACTATGTTGAAATAGTCTGCGTTATCTGCCTTGCACCTGCGATTGACCTAGGAGTCAAACAGTTGTGCAATCACAGTCTCATTAGATCAATATCTGGGTGAACCAGCCCCAACCAACCAGATTTTTAACTCTAAACGCCAGCTAAAACTGCTGACAGTTGCTGATGTTCAGCCGTCGCTGCATCTAAATCAGCACCGTAAATTTCACAACTATTATTCGGACTTTCAATCAGCTTAATCTTGTGCAACTCTGCGCCCAATTCCCGAACGGGCGATCGCAACAATTGACCGATCCGAACTGCAATATTTTCGGCAGTAGGCACCACATTTTCAAAATAGGCAATATCCTTATTCAAAAAAGTGTGATCGAATGGTTCAACAACATAATCATCAACAGCTTTTTGCAAAGCTCCCAAATCAGCAATCATCCCAGTCCGCGCATCCATTTCTCCTTTAACCGTCACCTCTAAATGATAGTTGTGACCGTGACCGTTAGGCCGAGCACATTTGCCGTAAATTTCTGAGTTTTCTTCAAAGCTCAAATCGGGACGAGCTAACCGATGGGCGGCGCTAAAATGAGTAGACAGAGTTAAATAAGCTTCCATGCCATTTCCTAAATATTCAGCCCAAAGTTCCGGGTGTTCAAACAATTGAATTTTGCTCACAGGCAAATGAGGAGCTAGCCGCAGCCAAATTTGCCGTGCTATGTTTTCGGTAGTTGGCAGAGTCTGCTCAAATTCCGGCCACGCTTCGTTAAGGTAGGAAAAATCGAGATCCTGGATCACTTCCCGCTTGATGACGTGCTTGACATCAGACAAGTTGAGTACCATGCCGTACTCGTCGAGTTCTCCTATCATGGAAACGTAAAGAACGTAATTGTGTCCGTGTCCTGGTGCGCGCGCAGTTGGGCCAAACCGCTCAAAGTTCTCGGCTGCGCTCAATTCCGGCAGCCAGTACCGGTGACTCGCCGAAAACTGTGCCCGACGATTGATGATGCACTGCATAAAAGTCAAGTAGAGTAAGCTTGTTAAGTTCTGTAAAGGACTTACTCCTTTAAGCATAAACCAATTTTTGCTGGAATTTTTCGATAATTTTAGGGTGCTGTACTGAATGAAGTTCTACCAATTTTCTAGATACTGGCAACACGCCGCCGCCACATCCCCAGGCCCCGGAGAGCCCCAGCACACAGATATCCGGCAAAAAATACCGCTACAAAACAGTTTCTCGGCATCGGTTGCTAACGCATCACTTACCAGTCTTTGAGAAAGTGCAATTCATCAAGAGGTATAGTTGCGCCGCCCGTACCTTTTTGCAACATAGGGCTCAATCCAGTTCTAGTTTTTCGTATAAGCTCTGCGATAGTTAGCAGTTTGCCGTTCAATTGCAACGAAAACTCATCGCCCATTCGCCATCACCCACTCGCCATCACCAACTATTAATGAATTGGATTACTGAATCAGCCGATCGCTTTTTTGAACATTTTTGGGGTGCGATGACAACCCCGCTATTTTATGTCGGGGACACTCATCTGTCGATCGGCGCGATCGTCAAACTGATAATTTTAGCTTTATTTGCCTTCATTGTAGCTCGGATTATCAGTGAAGGAATCAAGCGCAGCCTGCTAGTTAGAATGGGATTGGATCGCGGCAGTCGAGAAGCAATTTCGACTATCATCAGCTATATTTTAGCAAGTATTGGGTGTATCTTTGTCATGCAAGGTGCGGGGATAAACCTTACTTCTCTCACCGTCTTAGCTGGCGTCGTCGGCATTGGTTTCGGCTTCGGCTTGCAAAATCTCGCCAGCAACTTTATCAGCGGTCTCACTCTGCTCTTGGAACACCAAATTAGAGTCGGAGATTTTATTGAAATTGACCATTTATTAGGAACAGTAGAAAATATTTCGATTCGTTCGACCATTATCAAAACTATTGACGGTCTTTTTGTCATTATACCAAATATTAAATTTGTCGAAACCAACATTATTAATTGGAGTTATAGAGACCCAAGATGTCGCCTTCATATCCCCGTCGGCGTTGCCTATGGAACTGACCCAGTATTAGTTACCGAAGCGCTGTTAATTGCGGCGCGGATAGAATCGAATGTGTTATCTCATCCTTCTCCTAAAGTATGGTTTCGCGGTTTTGGAGACAACGCTTTAAATTTTGAACTTTTAATTTGGATCGATCAGC of the Microcoleus sp. bin38.metabat.b11b12b14.051 genome contains:
- a CDS encoding tetratricopeptide repeat protein translates to MRVSNVALLTLAALASQNLTANANAAPAASPVSGGTPQARNFVDAVDRSASRPAESISAPETIAHEQFSQPSAVKSPAGLLVAAAGPELSGGAKTNRNTAAASGDELTKSLQETWLSKLIANGVKNNPQVRDAFDFISPQSDSAESGYGFNNTINLLNILLILGTIFPPVTIAFFWAIRRLVVRQLVADANKRLHGIGVLESELTNSSQLTQKLRDELEAQLSAAKQSIDFLTRETEISKSSVEQIETLKSQFLMHLQVLLTEVYEKKSQIVQEISQVPAVVAKEAVKLAPQPQVNNSQPSQTSPATEGENQIADDYIKQGEGLYLQGDYDGAVVCFEKAILMNNNLGEAWYWRGNVLIKLQRHEEALACYDQAILIKPDHWEAWYNKANLLAKLQKYEEAIASYERASSSESRTYACWHSIAALLGKLRHYEEAIASYDRALAIKASDSEIWHNRGAMLGKVQQHAAAVDSYDRALALNPKRYETWYNRGNMLWRLLRYSEAIDSYDRALGIRPDKYEVWYNKGAVLGKMQRYQEAIAAYDKAIAIKPQDFELWHNRGAAFEKLSQHSSAIASYESAIAVNSECYEAWFGKGESLTKLQRYQEAIAAYQKAIALKPDSYDAWHHSGTALSQLNRYEEAMAAYDRAIAIKPENAEAWRDRGAIASELKQDQEGFAGAEKDTAVDS
- a CDS encoding 6-carboxytetrahydropterin synthase, producing the protein MQCIINRRAQFSASHRYWLPELSAAENFERFGPTARAPGHGHNYVLYVSMIGELDEYGMVLNLSDVKHVIKREVIQDLDFSYLNEAWPEFEQTLPTTENIARQIWLRLAPHLPVSKIQLFEHPELWAEYLGNGMEAYLTLSTHFSAAHRLARPDLSFEENSEIYGKCARPNGHGHNYHLEVTVKGEMDARTGMIADLGALQKAVDDYVVEPFDHTFLNKDIAYFENVVPTAENIAVRIGQLLRSPVRELGAELHKIKLIESPNNSCEIYGADLDAATAEHQQLSAVLAGV
- a CDS encoding cyclic nucleotide-binding domain-containing protein; the protein is MNWITESADRFFEHFWGAMTTPLFYVGDTHLSIGAIVKLIILALFAFIVARIISEGIKRSLLVRMGLDRGSREAISTIISYILASIGCIFVMQGAGINLTSLTVLAGVVGIGFGFGLQNLASNFISGLTLLLEHQIRVGDFIEIDHLLGTVENISIRSTIIKTIDGLFVIIPNIKFVETNIINWSYRDPRCRLHIPVGVAYGTDPVLVTEALLIAARIESNVLSHPSPKVWFRGFGDNALNFELLIWIDQPQESDAIKSAVNFLIDYEFRHRSIEIPFPQRDLWLRNPQDLTKLLQNNHKDDNSQGQVFPQNTKHSAEIKSNSTVSEHKNPGPKSPNNWTLRDLLRRVTYFEQCTDLELRQLIEYGYRQLFPAGQIVCKENDPGDSFYIILSGAVEVLSQKADQYIATLHEGEFFGEISLLLGTPRTATVKTREDAILFVVERHDLQKLLVEQPNLADQIAQKLSERQQALRDLGLLGDDSLDHTPFIKIRKRIQVLFGI